Below is a window of Ammoniphilus sp. CFH 90114 DNA.
CTTGGACTTTCAGCGATCCTCATGACTTCTTCTCTTGCTTTTGAGATCGTTAAATATCTGGGGGCTCTATACTTAGTCTACTTAGGAATTTGTGCTTTTCTTGAAAGAACGGACAAACAAGAAAGTCAGGTAAAAAGAGAGTTGAATCCTGCATCGTCCTTTTATCAGGCAATTCTCATTGAATTGCTAAATCCAAAAACAGCGCTATTTTTCTTAGCTTTTCTGCCGCAATTTGTCCGAGCTGATGGATTTCCTGTTATTATTCAGCTTTTGATCCTTGGATTGACCTTTGTGTTGATGAGCATTATGTACACCACGATCCTTGTTTTCCTCATAAGTTCATTAGGT
It encodes the following:
- a CDS encoding LysE family translocator; protein product: MLTFIFVVLMLFLIPGPAVLLTVSQTARGGRKAGLLTGIGIAVGDLIHTIVAVLGLSAILMTSSLAFEIVKYLGALYLVYLGICAFLERTDKQESQVKRELNPASSFYQAILIELLNPKTALFFLAFLPQFVRADGFPVIIQLLILGLTFVLMSIMYTTILVFLISSLGTKWIQKNSMFARWQGKIVGSVYVGLGLKLAFEKRV